From Sporohalobacter salinus, the proteins below share one genomic window:
- a CDS encoding DUF3794 domain-containing protein: MSGTLTELVQIVGTCDAETIDLNQGNFTEIAVPEILAIPSQKPDVEQVLKVMLEGEITNVRLMSTPEGESSSGMIKTGQGLIVEGRLHQKIVYVAETTEEDQPVHSAEFDIPFSTFLAINTCLEPGEEDDICV; the protein is encoded by the coding sequence ATGTCAGGAACATTAACGGAACTTGTGCAAATTGTTGGTACATGTGATGCTGAGACTATTGATTTAAACCAAGGTAATTTTACTGAGATTGCCGTACCAGAGATATTGGCAATTCCATCACAGAAGCCAGATGTTGAGCAGGTACTTAAGGTAATGCTTGAAGGTGAAATTACTAATGTAAGATTAATGTCTACACCAGAAGGCGAATCTTCAAGTGGCATGATTAAGACAGGGCAAGGTTTGATTGTAGAAGGGAGACTGCATCAAAAAATTGTTTATGTAGCAGAAACTACTGAGGAAGATCAACCAGTTCATTCAGCAGAGTTTGATATTCCTTTTAGTACATTCTTAGCTATTAATACTTGTCTTGAACCAGGTGAAGAAGATGATATTTGTGT